The following are from one region of the Halictus rubicundus isolate RS-2024b chromosome 15, iyHalRubi1_principal, whole genome shotgun sequence genome:
- the Nachralpha2 gene encoding nicotinic acetylcholine receptor alpha2 encodes MLLQTIILILSARLCHGNPDAKRLYDDLLSNYNRLIRPVPNNNNTVVVKLGLRLSQLIDLNLKDQILTTNVWLEHEWQDHKFQWDPAEYGGVTELYVPSEHIWLPDIVLYNNADGEYGVTTMTKAILHYTGKVLWTPPAIFKSSCEIDVRYFPFDQQTCFMKFGSWTYDGFQIDLKHINQNRGDKVEVGIDLREYYPSVEWDILGVPAERHEKYYPCCNEPYPDIFFNITLRRKTLFYTVNLIVPCVSISYLSVLAFYLPADSGEKIALCINILLSQTMFFLLISEIIPSTSLALPLLGKYLLFTMILVGLSVVITIIILNVHYRKPSTHKMAPWIRKIFIRRLPKLLLMRVPDDLLNDLAAHKIHGRGRSGKDKFNAAVAAAMQSSSIVSSPDSARHQRIGGCNGLHTTTAHNRFLGCIGGYNGLPTVMSGLDESLSDVASKKKYPFELEKALHNVMFIQHHIQRQDEFNAEDQDWGFVAMVLDRLFLWIFTISSMVGTLLILCEAPALYDDTKPIDMEYSSVAQQQFLPRSDLMETLA; translated from the exons ATGTTATTGCAAACGATCATCCTGATCCTCTCGGCGAGGCTGTGTCACGGTAACCCGGACGCGAAGCGGCTCTACGACGATTTGCTGTCCAATTACAACCGACTGATCCGACCGGTCcccaacaacaacaacaccgTCGTCGTCAAGCTCGGATTGCGTCTCTCGCAGCTGATAGATCTC AACTTGAAGGATCAGATCCTCACGACGAACGTTTGGCTGGAACAC GAATGGCAAGATCACAAGTTCCAATGGGATCCAGCAGAATACGGGGGTGTCACTGAACTCTACGTGCCCAGCGAACACATATGGCTTCCCGACATTGTCCTTTACAACAA TGCCGACGGGGAGTACGGAGTGACAACCATGACCAAGGCCATTTTGCATTACACGGGAAAAGTGTTGTGGACCCCGCCAGCGATCTTCAAGTCCTCGTGCGAGATAGACGTCCGATATTTCCCGTTCGATCAGCAGACCTGCTTCATGAAGTTCGGATCGTGGACTTACGACGGATTTCAG ATCGATCTGAAACATATTAATCAGAATAGAGGAGACAAAGTCGAGGTTGGCATTGATCTCCGGGAGTACTACCCTAGCGTCGAGTGGGACATATTGGGGGTTCCAGCGGAACGTCACGAGAAATACTATCCCTGCTGCAACGAGCCTTACCCCGACATCTTCTTCAACATCACGTTGCGTCGGAAAACGTTGTTCTACACTGTGAACCTGATCGTGCCCTGCGTGAGCATCTCTTACCTGTCGGTCCTGGCCTTCTACCTGCCAGCGGACTCGGGCGAGAAGATCGCACTTTGCATCAACATCCTGTTATCGCAGACTATGTTCTTCCTTCTGATATCAGAGATCATACCGTCTACGTCGCTAGCGTTGCCGCTGCTAGGCAAATATTTGCTGTTCACGATGATCCTAGTGGGCCTGTCGGTAGTGATCACGATCATTATACTGAACGTTCACTATCGCAAGCCCAGCACCCACAAAATGGCACCGTGGATACGGAAAATCTTCATAAGAAGATTACCGAAGTTACTTCTGATGAGAGTGCCGGACGATCTGCTGAACGATCTCGCCGCGCACAAGATACATGGCAGAGGGAGATCGGGGAAGGACAAGTTCAACGCTGCCGTTGCAGCCGCCATGCAGTCGTCATCGATAGTCTCCTCCCCGGACTCTGCGCGTCACCAACGAATCGGCG GATGCAACGGCCTGCACACGACAACAGCGCATAACAGATTCCTAGGATGCATAGGCGGATACAACGGACTTCCTACAGTGATGTCCGGTCTGGACGAATCGCTGAGCGACGTCGCCTCGAAGAAGAAATATCCGTTCGAACTTGAAAAGGCTCTGCACAACGTGATGTTCATTCAGCACCACATACAACggcaagacgaattcaacgcg GAAGATCAAGATTGGGGTTTCGTGGCGATGGTGCTCGACCGGCTGTTTCTCTGGATATTCACGATAAGCTCCATGGTGGGCACTCTCCTCATTCTCTGCGAAGCTCCGGCGCTTTACGACGACACCAAACCGATCGACATGGAGTACTCGTCGGTGGCCCAGCAGCAGTTTCTTCCCCGCAGCGATCTGATGGAAACTCTCGCGTAG
- the LOC143361637 gene encoding lipopolysaccharide-induced tumor necrosis factor-alpha factor homolog: MEKNIGFAAGSAEPSAPPSTAPPPTAPPSYEEAIGNISNPPGQPNNPPYPVAGTAMPVPFYNPSSNQPAPSYPSNYPGTGEPPIQSQTQFTPNPNVPPPTEVRIIHRPVTYSLSPNPTKMTCPTCYSSIKTTTISDHQPTAHICCIVLCLLGCCLCSCLPYCMSSFTRVHHFCPNCKGYIGTWKG, encoded by the exons ATGGAGAAGAACATAGGATTTGCGGCTGGAAGTGCTGAGCCATCAGCACCACCATCAACAGCACCACCGCCTACGGCGCCACCCTCCTATGAAGAAGCTATTGGAAATATAAGCAATCCTCCGGGCCAGCCAAACAATCCTCCATACCCGGTAGCAGGAACAGCCATGCCGGTACCATTTT ATAACCCATCGTCAAATCAACCGGCACCGTCATATCCGTCAAATTATCCCGGTACTGGTGAGCCACCGATACAATCGCAGACGCAGTTCACTCCGAATCCAAATGTACCACCACCGACGGAAGTTAGAATTATCCATCGCCCGGTGACATATTCGCTGAGTCCGAACCCGACAAAAATGACTTGTCCCACCTGCTACTCCAGCATCAAAACCACCACGATATCGGATCACCAGCCTACCGCTCACATTTGTTGCATCGTTCTCTGCTTACTAGG ATGTTGCCTTTGCTCGTGCCTGCCGTACTGCATGAGCAGTTTCACGAGGGTTCACCACTTTTGTCCGAACTGTAAAGGCTATATTGGAACGTGGAAGGGTTGA